In Pan paniscus chromosome 15, NHGRI_mPanPan1-v2.0_pri, whole genome shotgun sequence, the sequence AGAGCACTCTGTCTTGGGAAGAGAAATATCAGCCTGAGACCCAGAAGGAATTTCCAGAGCGAGCTCAGGGGCCAAGACAGCTCTGGGAACAGTCACCTGGTATTTTGTAAGTGTAACATCCTCACAGGGAGAGAGAATAGAAGATTCAAAGTGAGGACCAGTGAGATCAAGCCGGGATGATGGAAACCCAGCCAAACCCACCTTAGGCATCTGCATGGATGGCTCTGAACAAGCCGAAACCTGTTGTAATTCAAAACTTGAGGATTCTGAAGATGATAAAGGAATCGTGGAAAGACCTATGCTAGACTTTGCACCTGGGACTAAACTATCTTTAGGAGTTTTGgtagaagaaaatgaaactttGGGCactttaaaatgcagtttcttaaactttgaatccattccaactTCTCCAACAGCAAGCCCCAAGTTACCATCGCGAGATGGATCATGAAGATCACCTTCATGAACAACAGATTCCACAACGGGAAATGCGGAAGTCTTCTCATGGAATGTAACATTTCCTTCGATTTCAGAGGAAGACATGGAAACTTTCTTTGACGACCATTCAAAACCAGACGTGCTCAGTTTTGGCCCTTGAAACTTACTGTCTTTCCCAGCTACATCCTCGTGGGCCAGGGACAGGTCCCCCTCAAGCTGCACACCATCCAGCATGGATCCTGGGGCCTGGACGTCCATCTCCACACTGGGCAGAGACACCTCCACGTCGGGGGCCATCACCTCTGCCTCTGGGCCTTTCAGGTCCAGCTTGGGGCCCTTGAGGTCCACTTTGGGCATCTTGAAACTGGGCATCTGCACCTTGGGCAGGTGCCCTTTGAGGCCGGCTACCTCGGGCATGTGGCCTTCTGGAAGTTTCAAGTCCACCTGGCTAGCCTGGACCTCCAGGTCGGCGGAAGGGGCCTGAATGCGGAGGTCAGTGGTCTTGAGGTCCCCCTGCATGGAGGGAAGGCTCATGTCGGCCTCCATCTTCGGCGCAGACACATCCACCGAGACCTCGATAGACTTGCCTGGGGACAACATCCCAAAGGATGGCATCTTGAACTTGGGCATTTTCAACTTGCTGTCTTTGGCAGTCACGTCCTTGTCAGCCAGGGACAGGTCCCCCTCCAGCCGCGTACCGTCCAGCTTGGCTCCTGGGGCTTGGATGTCCACCTCCATGCTGGGCAGAGACACGTCCAGGTTGGGGGCCGTCACCTCCACCTTGGGGCCTTTCAGGTCCAGCTTGGGGACATTAACGTCTATCTGGGGACCCTTGAGGTCCACTTTGGGTACCTTGAAACGGGGCATCTGCACCTTGGGCAGGTGCCCTTTGAGGCCGGCTCCCTCGTGCACGGGGCCTTCTTGGAGTTTCACATCCTCTTGGCCAGCCTGGACCTCCAGATCAGTGGAAGGGGGCTGAATGCTGAGGTCAGTGGTCTTCAGGTCCCCCTGCATGGAGGGGAGGCTCACGTCAGCCTCCACCTTCGGCGCAGACACATCCAACGAGGCCTCGATGGACTTGCCTGGGGCAGACACCCCGAACGACGGCATCTTGAACTTGGGCATTTTGAACTTGCTGTCTTTGGCAGTCATGTCCCTGTCGGCTAGGGACAGGTCACCCTCCAGCCGCGCACTGTCCAGCTTGGCTCCCCGGGCCTCGACGTCCACCTCCACGCTGGGCAGAGACACTTCCACGTCGGGGGCCATCACCTCCGCCTTGGGGCCTTTCAGGTCCAGCTTGGGGCCCTTGACATCCACCTGGGGGCCCTTGAGGGCCACTTTGGGCATCTTCAAACTGGGCATCTGCACCTTGGGCAGGTGCCCTTTGAGGCTGGCTCCCTCGGGCAGGGGGCCCTCCGGGAGTTTCATGTCCACTTGGCCAGCCTGGACCTCCAGGTCGGCGGAAGGGGACTGAATGCTGAGGTCAGTGGTCTTGAGGTCCCCCTGCATGGAGGGGAGGCTCACGTCGGCTTCCGCCTTCAGCTCAGACACATCCACGGACGCCTCGATGGACTTGCCTGGGGCCGACACCCCGAATGATGGCATCTTGAACTTGGGCATTTTGAACTTGCTGTCTTTGGCAGTCACATCCTTGTCGGCCAGGGACAGGTCCCCCTCCAGCTGCGCACCATCCAGCTTTGCTCTCGGGGCCTGGACGTCCACCTCCATGCTGGACAGAGACATCTTCACATCAGGGGCTGTCACTTCCGCCTTGGGGCCTTTCAGGTCCAGCTTGGGGCCCTTAACATCTATCTGGGGGCCCTTGAGGTCCACTTTGGGCATCTTGAAACTGGGCATCTGCAACTTGGGCAGGTGCCCTTTGAGGCTGGCTCCCTCGGGCACGGGGCCCTCTGGGAGTTTCACGTCCACTTGGCCAGCCTGGACCTCCAGGTCAGCGGAAGGGGGCTGTATGCTCAGGTCAGTGGCCTTGAGGTCCCCCTGCATGGAAGGGAGGCTCACATCGGCCTCCACCTTCGGTGCGGTCACATCCACTGATGCCTCCATGGACATGCCTGCGGCAGTCACCCCGAACGACGGCATCCTGAACTTGGGCATTTTGAACTTGCTGTCTTTGGCCGTCACGTCCTTGTCGGCCAGGGACATGTCCCCCTCCAGCCGTGCACCATCCAGCTTGGCTCCTGGGGCCTCGACGTCCACCTCCACGCTGGGCAGAGAAACCTCCACATCAGGGGCTGTCACTTCCACCTTGGGGTCTTTTAGGTCCAGCTTGGGGCCCTTGATGTCTATTTCAGGGCCCTTGAGGTCCACTTTGGGCATCTTTAAACTGGGCGTCTGCATCTTGGGCAGGTGTCCTTTGAGGCCGGCTTCCTCGGGCACATGGCCCTCCAGGAGTTTCACGTCCACCTGGCCAGCCTGGACCTTCAGGTCGGCAGAAGGGGGCTGAATGCTGAGGTCAGTGGTCTTCAGGTCCCCCTGCATGGAGGGGAGACTCATGTCGGCCTCCACCTTGGGTGCAGACACATGCACTGAGGCCTCAATGGACTTGCCTGGGGCAGACACCCCAAATGACGGCATCTTGAACTTGGGCATTTTGAATTTGCTGTCTTTGGCAGTCACATCCTTGTCGGCCAGGGACAGGTCCCCGTCCAGCTGTGCACTATCCAGTTTGGCTCTTGGGGCCTGGATGTCCACCTCCACGCTGGGCAGAGACACCTCCACATCAGGGGCTGTGACTTCCGCCTTGGGGACTTTTAGGTCCAGCTTGGGGCCCTTGATGTCCACCTGGGGGCCCTTGAGGTCCACTTTGGGCATCTTGAAACTGGGCATCTCCACTTTGCACAGGTGCCCTTTAAGGCCGGCTCCCTCAGGCATGTGGCCCTCCGGGAGTTTCACATCCACCTGGCCAGCCTGGACCTTCAGGTCGGCAGAAGGGGGCTGAATGCTGAGGTCAGTGGTCTTCAGGTCCCCCTGCGTGGAGGGGAGACTCACGTCGGCCTCCACCTTGGGTGCAGACACATCCACCGAGGCCTCCATGGACCTCCCTGGGGCCGATACCCTGAACGACGGCATCTTGAATTTTGGCATTTTGAACTTGCTGTCTTTGGCAGTCACGTCCTTGTCAGCCAGGGACAGGTCTCCCTCCAGCCGCCCAGCATCCAGCTTGGCCTTCGGGGCCTGGATATCCACCTCCACGCTGGGCAGAGACACCTCGACATCGGGGACTCTCACTTCTGCCTTGGGGCCTTTCAGGTCCAGCTTGGGGCCCTTAACATCTATCTGGGGGCCCTTGAGGTCCACTTTGGGCATCTTTAAACTGGGCATCTCCACTTTGGGCAGGTGCCCTTTGAGACCGGCTCCCTCAGGCACGGGGCCCTCCAGGAGTTCCACATCCACTTGGACAGCCTGGACCTCCAGGTCAGCGGAAGGGGGCTGAACGCTGAGGTCAGTGGCCTTGAGGTCCCCCTGCATGGAGGAGAGGCTCACGTCAGCCTCCACCTTCGGCGCAGACACATCCAGCGAGGCCTCGATGGACCTGCCTGGGGCCGACACCCCGAAGGAGGGCATCTTGAACTTGGGCATTTTGAACTTGCTGTCTTTGGCAGTCACATCCTTTTCGGCCAGGGACAGGTCTCCCTCCAGCCGTGCACCATCCAGCTTGGCTCTCGGGGCCTGGACGTCCACCTCCACGCTGGGCAGAGACACCTCCACATCAGGGGCTGTGACTTCTGCCTTGGGGACTTTTAGGTCCAGCTTGGGGCCCTTGATGTCCACCTGGGGGCCCTTGAGGTCCACTTTGGGCATCTTGAAACTGGGCATCTCCACCTTGGGCAGGTGCCCTTTGAGGCCAGCTCCCTCGGGCACGTGGCCCTCCGGGAGCTTCACATCCACCTGGCCAGCCTGGACCTCCAGGTCTGCAGAAGGGAGCTGAATGCTGAGGTCAGTGGTCTTGAGGTCCCCCTGCATGGAAGGGAGGCTCATGTCGGCCTCCACCTTCGGCGCAGACACATCCACTGAGGCCTTGATGGACTTGCCTGGGGCAGACACCCTGAACGACGGCATCTTGAATTTGGGCATTTTGAACTTGCTGTCTTTGGCAGTCACATCCTTGTCGGCCAGGGACAGGTCCCCCTCCAGCCGTGCACCATCCAGCTTGGCTCCTGGGGCCTCGACGTCCACCTCCATGCCGGGCTGAGACACCTCCACGTCGGGGGCCGTCACGTCCGTCTTCGGGCCTTTCAGGTCCAGCTTTCGGCCCTTGACATCTATCTGGAGGCCCTTGCGATCCACTATGGGCATCTTGAGACTGGGCATCTGCACCTTGGGCAGGTGCCCTTTGAGGCCGGCTCCCTCAGGAACATGGCCCTCTGGGAGCTTCACGTCCATCTGGCCAGCCTGGACCTCCAGTTGGGCGGAGGGGGGCTCAATGCTGATGTCAGTGGTCTTCAGGTCCCCCTGCATGGAGGGGAGGCTCACGTCGGCCTCCACCTTCGGAGCAAACACATCCACCGAGACCTCAATGGACTTGCCTGGGGCAGACACCCCGAACGACGGCATCTTGAACTTGGGCATTTTGAACTTGCTGTCTTTGGCAGGCACATCCTTGTCGGCCAGGGACAGGTCACCCTCTAGCCGTGCACCATCCAGCTTTGCTCTCGGGGCCTCGACGTCCACCTCCACGCTGGGCAGAGACACCTCCACGTCGGGGGCCGTCACCTCCGCCTTGGGGCCTTTCAGGTCCAGCTTGGGGCCCTTAACATCTATCTGGGGGCCCTTGAGGTCCACTTCAGGCATCTTGAAACTGGGCATCTGCACCTTGGGCAGGTGCCCTTTGAGGCCGGCTCCCTCGGGAACGTGGCCCTCCGGGAGTTTCACATCCACCTGGCCAGCCTGGACCTCCAGTTGGGCGGAAGGGGGCTGAATGCTGATGTCAGTGGTCTTAAGGTCCCCTTGCATGGAGGGGAGGCTCACATCGGCTTCCACCTTCAGCTCAGACACATCCACCGACGCCTCGATGGACTTGCCTGGGGCCGACACCCCGAATGATGGCATCTTGAACTTGGGCATTTTGAACTTGCTATCTTTGGCTGTCACGCCCTTGTCGGCCAGGGACAGGTCCCCCTCCAGCCGCGCACCATCCAGCTTTGCTCTCGGGGCCTGGACGTCCACCTCCATGCTGGACAGAGACATCTTCACATCGGGGGCTGTCACTTCCGCCTTGGGGCCTTTCAGGTCCAGCTTAGGGCCCTTAACATCTATCTGGGGGCCCTTGAGGTCCACTTCAGGCATCTTGAAACTGGGCATCTGCACCTTGGGCAGGTGCCCTTTGAGGCCAGCTCCCTCGGACATAGGGCCCTCTGGGAGTTTCACGTCCACTTGGCCAGCCTGGACCTCCAGGTCAGCGGAAGGGGGCTGAATGCTCAGGTCAGTGGCCTTGAGGTCCCCCTGCATGGAGGAGAGGCTCACGTCGGCCTCCACCTTCGGCGCAGACACATCCACCGAGGCCTCGATGGACTTGCCTGGCGCAGACACCCCGAACGACGGCATCTTGAACTTGGGCATTTTGAACCTGCTGTCTTTGGTAGTCACATCCTTGTCGGCCACGGACAGGTCCCCCTCCAGCCACGCACCATCCAGCTTGGCTCCCGGGGCCTCGACATCCACCTCCACGCTGGGCTGAGACACCTCCACGTCGGGGGCCATCACGTCCGTCTTGGGGCCTTTCAGGTCCAGCTTGGGGCCCTTGACATCTATCTGGGGGCCCTTGAGATCTATTTTGGGCATCTTGAAACCGGGCATCTGCAGCTTGGGCAGGTGCCCTTTGAGGCCGACTTCCTCGGGCACAGGGCACTCCAGGAGTTTCACGTCCACCTGGCCAGCCTGGACCTTCACGTCGGCGGAAAGGGGCTGAATGCTGAGGTCAGTGGTCTTGAGGTCCCCCTGCATGGAAGGGAGACTCACGTCGGCCTCCACCTTGGGTGCAGACACATCCACCAAGGCCTCGATGGACTTCCCTGGGGCCGATACCCCGAACGATGGCATCTTGAACTTGGGCATTTTGAACTTGCTGTCTTTGGCAGTCACGTCCTTGTCGGCCAGGGTCAGGTCCCTCTCCAGATGCGCACTATCCAGCTTGGCTCTCGGGGCCTGGACGTCCACCTCCACACTGGGCAGAGACACCTCGACATCGGGGACTCTCACTTCCACCTTGGGGTCTTTTAGGTCCAGCTTGGGGCCCTTGATGTCCACCTGGGGGCCCTTGAGGTCCACTTTGGGCATCTTGAAACTGGGCATCTCCACCTTGGGCAGGTGCCCTTTGAGGCCAGCTCCCTCGGGCACGTGGCCCTCCAGGAGCTTCGCATCCACCTGGCCAGCCTGGACCTTCAGGTCAGCAGAAGGGGGCTGAATGCTGAGGTCAGTGGTCTTCAGGTCCCCCTGCATGGAGGGGAGACTCACATCGGCCTCCACCTTGGGTGCAGGCACATCCACCGAGGCCTCGATGGACTTGCCTGGGGCCGATACCCCGAACGACGGCATCTTGAATTTGGGCATTTTGAACTTGCTGTCTTTGGCAGTCATGTCCTTGTCAGCCAGGGACAGGTCTCCCTCCAGCCGCGCACCATCCAGCTTAGCCTTCCGGGCCTGGACATCCACCTCCACGCTGGACAGAGACACCTCCACATCGGGGGCTGTCACTTCCGCCTTGGGGCCTTTCAGGTCCAGCTTGGGGCCCTTAACATCCTTCTGGGGGCCCTTGAGGTCCACTTTGGGCATCTTGAAACTGGGCATCTCCACCTTGGGCAAGTGCCCTTTGAGGCCAGCTCCCTTGGGCACCTGGCCCTCTGGGAGCTTCATGTCCACTTGGCCAGCCTGGACCTCCAGGTCTGCAGAAGAGAGCGGAATGCAGAGTTCCGTGGTCTTGAGGTCCCCCTGCATGGAGGGGAGGCTCACGTCGGCCTCCACCTTCGGCGCAGACACATCCACCGAGGCCTCAATGGACTTGCCTGGGGCAGACACCCCAAACGACGGCATCTTGAACTTGGGCATTTTGAACTTGCTGTCTTTGGCACTCACATCCTTGTCGGCCAGGGACAGGTCACCCTCCAGCCGCACACTGTCCAGCTTGGCTCCCTGGGCCTCGACGTCCACCTCTACGCTGGGCAGAGACACCTCCACATTGGGGGCCATCACCTCCGCCTTGGGGCCTTTCAGGTCCAGCTTGGGGCCCTTGACGTCCATCTGGGGGCCCTTGAGGGCCACTTTGGGCATCTTCAAACTGGGCATCTGCGCCTTGGGGAGGTGCCCTTTGAAGCCGGCTCCCTCGGGCAGGGGGCCCTCCGGGAGTTTCACGTCCACTTGGCCAGCCTGGACCTCCAGGTCGGCGGAAGGGGACTGAATGCTGAGGTCAGTGGTCTTGAGGTCCCCCTGCATGGAGGGGAGGCTCACATCAGCTTCCACCTTCGGCTCAGACACATCCACCGAGGCCTCGATGGACTTGCCTGGGGCCGATACCCCGAATGATGGCATCTTGAACTTGGGCATTTTGAACTTGCTGTCTTTGGCAGTCACCTCCTTGTCAGCCAGGGACAGGTCCCCCTCCAGCTGCGCACCATCCAGCTTTGCTCTCGGGGCCTGGACCTCCACCTCCATGCTGGACAGAGACATCTTCACATCAGGGGCTGTCACTTCCGCCTTGGGGCCTTTCAGGTCCAGCTTGGGGCCCTTAACATCTATCTGGGGGCCCTTGAGGTCCACTTTGGGCATCTTGAAACTGGGCATCCGCACTTTGGGCAGGTGCCCTTTGAGTCCGGCTCCCTCGGACACAGGGCCCTCCGGGAGTTTCACGTCCACTTGGCCAGCATGGACCTCCAGGTCAGCGGAAGGGGGCTGTATGCTCAGGTCAGTGGCCTTGAGGTCCCCTTGCATGGAGGGGAGGCTCACGTCGGCCTCCACCTTCAGCGCAGACACATCCACTGAGGCCTCGATGGACTTGCCTGGGGCAGACACCCCGAAGGAGGGCATCTTGAACTTGGGCATTTTGAACTTGCTGTCTTTGGTAGTCATGTCCTTGTCAGCCAGGGACATGTCCTCCTCCAGCTGTGCACCATCCAGCTTGGCTCCTGGGGCCTCAACGTCCACCTCCACACTGGGCAGAGAAACCTCCACATCAGGGGCTGTGACTTCCACCTTGGGGTCTTTTAGGTCCAGCTTCGGGCCCTTGATGTCTATTTCAGGGCCCTTGAGGTCCAATTTGGGCACCTTGAAACTGGGCATCTGAAGCTTGGGCAGGTGCCCTTTGAGGCCGGCTCCCTCGGGCACGGGGCCCTCCGGGAGTTTCACGTCCAATTGGCCAGCCTGGAGCTCCAGGTCAGTGGAAGGGGGCTGAATGCTGAGGTCAGTGGTCTTGAGGTCCCCCTGCATGGAGGGGAGGCTCATGTCGGCCTCCACCTTGGGTGCAGACAGGTCCACGGAGGCCTCGATGGACTTGCCTGGGGCAGACACCCCGAAGGAGGGCATCTTGAACTTGGGCATTTTGAACTTGCTGTCTTTGGTAGTCATGTCCTTGTCAGCCAGGGACATGTCCTCCTCCAGCTGTGCACCATCCAGCTTGGCTCCTGGGGCCTCGACGTCCACCTCCACACTGGGCAGAGAAACCTCCACATCAGGGGCTGTGACTTCCACCTTGGGGTCTTTTAGGTCCAGCTTCGGGCCCTTGATGTCTATTTCAGGGCCCTTGAGGTCCAATTTGGGCACCTTGAAACTGGGCATCTGAAGCTTGGGCAGGTGCCCTTTGAGGCCGGCTCCCTCGGGCACGGGGCCCTCCGGGAGTTTCACGTCCAATTGGCCAGCCTGGAGCTCCAGGTCA encodes:
- the AHNAK2 gene encoding protein AHNAK2 isoform X6; protein product: MPAQSMQLPTELGDPRLCEGTPQEGGLRAARLHGKTLEGQAQETAVAQRKPRAQPTPGMSWEGEGEGLQSLEIGIARLSLRDTTEGGTQIGPPEIMVRIHDLKTPKFAFSTEKEPEGERRLSTPQRGKRQDASSKAGTGLKGEEVEGAGWVPGREPPTHAEAQEGEGDGEEGLQRTGITEEQDKGGEDTEGQIRMPKFKIPSLGWSPSKHTKTGREKATEDTEQGKEGEATATADRREQRRTEEGLKDKEDSDSMTNTTKIQLIHDEKRLKKEQILKEKEVATKDSKFKMPKFKMPSFGASAPVKSMEASVDVSALKVEADVSLPSMQGDLKTTDLSVQTPSAHLEVQDGQVDMKLSEGPLPEGASLKGHLPKVQRPSLKMPKVDLKGPKLDLKGPKADITACDVDVSLPRVEVDVQAPGAKLDGAQLEGDLSLADKDVTAKDRKFKMPKFKMPSFGVSAPGKSMEDSVDVSAPKVEADVSLSSMQGDLKATDLSIQPPSADLEVQAGQVDVKIPEGPVPEGAGPKVHLPKVEMPSFKMPKVDLKAPQIDVKGPKLDLKGPKAEVTAPDGEVSLPSMEVDVQAPKAKLDSAQLDGDLSLADKDVTAKDSKFKMPKLKMPSFGVSAPGKSIKASVDVSAPKVEADVSLPSTQGDLKTTDLSIQPPSADLKVQAGQVDVKLLEGHVPEGAGLKGHLPKVEMPSFKMPKVDLKGPQVDVKGPKLDLKDPKVEVRVPDVEVSLPSVEVDIQAPRAKLDSAQLEGDLSLADKDVTAKDSKFKMSKFKMPSFGVTAPGKSIEATVDVSAPKVEADMSLPSMQGDLKATDLSTQSPSADLKVQAGQVDVKLLEGPVPEGAGLKGHLPKVQMPSFKMPKVDLKGPQVDVKGPKLDLKSPKAEVTAPDVEVSLPSVEVDLQAPRAKLDGAQLEGYLSLADKDVTAKDSKFKMPKFKMPSFGVSAPGKSIEASVAVSAPKVEADVSLPSMQEELKTTDLSIQPPSADLKVQAGQVDVKLLEGPVPEGAGLKAHLPKVQIPSFKMPKVDLKGPQVDVKGPKLDLKSPKAEVTSPDVEVSLPSVEVDLQAPRAKLDGAQLEGDLSLADKDVTAKDSKFKMPKFKMPSFGVSAPGKSIEPSVDVSAPKVEADVSLPSMQEELKTTDLSIQPPSADLKVQAGQVDVKLPEGYMPKGTGLKGHLPKVQVPSFKMPRVDLKGPQIDVKGPKLDLKGPKAEVTAPDMEVSLPSVEVDIEAPGAKLDSARLEGDLSLADKDVTAKDSRFKMPKFKMPSFGASAPGKSIEASVDVSMPKVEADVSLPSMQGDLKTTDLSIQPPSADLEVHAGQVDVKLLEGHVPEGAGFKGHLPKVQMPSLKMPKVDLKGPQVEVRGPKLDLKGPKAEVTAHDVAVSLPSVEVDIQAPGAKLDGAQLDGDLSLADKDVTAKDSKFKMPKFKMPSFGVSAPGKSIEASVDLSAPKVEADMSLPSMQGDLKTTDLSIQPPSTDLELQAGQLDVKLPEGPVPEGAGLKGHLPKLQMPSFKVPKLDLKGPEIDIKGPKLDLKDPKVEVTAPDVEVSLPSVEVDVEAPGAKLDGAQLEEDMSLADKDMTTKDSKFKMPKFKMPSFGVSAPGKSIEASVDLSAPKVEADMSLPSMQGDLKTTDLSIQPPSTDLELQAGQLDVKLPEGPVPEGAGLKGHLPKLQMPSFKVPKLDLKGPEIDIKGPKLDLKDPKVEVTAPDVEVSLPSVEVDVEAPGAKLDGAQLEEDMSLADKDMTTKDSKFKMPKFKMPSFGVSAPGKSIEASVDVSALKVEADVSLPSMQGDLKATDLSIQPPSADLEVHAGQVDVKLPEGPVSEGAGLKGHLPKVRMPSFKMPKVDLKGPQIDVKGPKLDLKGPKAEVTAPDVKMSLSSMEVEVQAPRAKLDGAQLEGDLSLADKEVTAKDSKFKMPKFKMPSFGVSAPGKSIEASVDVSEPKVEADVSLPSMQGDLKTTDLSIQSPSADLEVQAGQVDVKLPEGPLPEGAGFKGHLPKAQMPSLKMPKVALKGPQMDVKGPKLDLKGPKAEVMAPNVEVSLPSVEVDVEAQGAKLDSVRLEGDLSLADKDVSAKDSKFKMPKFKMPSFGVSAPGKSIEASVDVSAPKVEADVSLPSMQGDLKTTELCIPLSSADLEVQAGQVDMKLPEGQVPKGAGLKGHLPKVEMPSFKMPKVDLKGPQKDVKGPKLDLKGPKAEVTAPDVEVSLSSVEVDVQARKAKLDGARLEGDLSLADKDMTAKDSKFKMPKFKMPSFGVSAPGKSIEASVDVPAPKVEADVSLPSMQGDLKTTDLSIQPPSADLKVQAGQVDAKLLEGHVPEGAGLKGHLPKVEMPSFKMPKVDLKGPQVDIKGPKLDLKDPKVEVRVPDVEVSLPSVEVDVQAPRAKLDSAHLERDLTLADKDVTAKDSKFKMPKFKMPSFGVSAPGKSIEALVDVSAPKVEADVSLPSMQGDLKTTDLSIQPLSADVKVQAGQVDVKLLECPVPEEVGLKGHLPKLQMPGFKMPKIDLKGPQIDVKGPKLDLKGPKTDVMAPDVEVSQPSVEVDVEAPGAKLDGAWLEGDLSVADKDVTTKDSRFKMPKFKMPSFGVSAPGKSIEASVDVSAPKVEADVSLSSMQGDLKATDLSIQPPSADLEVQAGQVDVKLPEGPMSEGAGLKGHLPKVQMPSFKMPEVDLKGPQIDVKGPKLDLKGPKAEVTAPDVKMSLSSMEVDVQAPRAKLDGARLEGDLSLADKGVTAKDSKFKMPKFKMPSFGVSAPGKSIEASVDVSELKVEADVSLPSMQGDLKTTDISIQPPSAQLEVQAGQVDVKLPEGHVPEGAGLKGHLPKVQMPSFKMPEVDLKGPQIDVKGPKLDLKGPKAEVTAPDVEVSLPSVEVDVEAPRAKLDGARLEGDLSLADKDVPAKDSKFKMPKFKMPSFGVSAPGKSIEVSVDVFAPKVEADVSLPSMQGDLKTTDISIEPPSAQLEVQAGQMDVKLPEGHVPEGAGLKGHLPKVQMPSLKMPIVDRKGLQIDVKGRKLDLKGPKTDVTAPDVEVSQPGMEVDVEAPGAKLDGARLEGDLSLADKDVTAKDSKFKMPKFKMPSFRVSAPGKSIKASVDVSAPKVEADMSLPSMQGDLKTTDLSIQLPSADLEVQAGQVDVKLPEGHVPEGAGLKGHLPKVEMPSFKMPKVDLKGPQVDIKGPKLDLKVPKAEVTAPDVEVSLPSVEVDVQAPRAKLDGARLEGDLSLAEKDVTAKDSKFKMPKFKMPSFGVSAPGRSIEASLDVSAPKVEADVSLSSMQGDLKATDLSVQPPSADLEVQAVQVDVELLEGPVPEGAGLKGHLPKVEMPSLKMPKVDLKGPQIDVKGPKLDLKGPKAEVRVPDVEVSLPSVEVDIQAPKAKLDAGRLEGDLSLADKDVTAKDSKFKMPKFKMPSFRVSAPGRSMEASVDVSAPKVEADVSLPSTQGDLKTTDLSIQPPSADLKVQAGQVDVKLPEGHMPEGAGLKGHLCKVEMPSFKMPKVDLKGPQVDIKGPKLDLKVPKAEVTAPDVEVSLPSVEVDIQAPRAKLDSAQLDGDLSLADKDVTAKDSKFKMPKFKMPSFGVSAPGKSIEASVHVSAPKVEADMSLPSMQGDLKTTDLSIQPPSADLKVQAGQVDVKLLEGHVPEEAGLKGHLPKMQTPSLKMPKVDLKGPEIDIKGPKLDLKDPKVEVTAPDVEVSLPSVEVDVEAPGAKLDGARLEGDMSLADKDVTAKDSKFKMPKFRMPSFGVTAAGMSMEASVDVTAPKVEADVSLPSMQGDLKATDLSIQPPSADLEVQAGQVDVKLPEGPVPEGASLKGHLPKLQMPSFKMPKVDLKGPQIDVKGPKLDLKGPKAEVTAPDVKMSLSSMEVDVQAPRAKLDGAQLEGDLSLADKDVTAKDSKFKMPKFKMPSFGVSAPGKSIEASVDVSELKAEADVSLPSMQGDLKTTDLSIQSPSADLEVQAGQVDMKLPEGPLPEGASLKGHLPKVQMPSLKMPKVALKGPQVDVKGPKLDLKGPKAEVMAPDVEVSLPSVEVDVEARGAKLDSARLEGDLSLADRDMTAKDSKFKMPKFKMPSFGVSAPGKSIEASLDVSAPKVEADVSLPSMQGDLKTTDLSIQPPSTDLEVQAGQEDVKLQEGPVHEGAGLKGHLPKVQMPRFKVPKVDLKGPQIDVNVPKLDLKGPKVEVTAPNLDVSLPSMEVDIQAPGAKLDGTRLEGDLSLADKDVTAKDSKLKMPKFKMPSFGMLSPGKSIEVSVDVSAPKMEADMSLPSMQGDLKTTDLRIQAPSADLEVQASQVDLKLPEGHMPEVAGLKGHLPKVQMPSFKMPKVDLKGPKLDLKGPEAEVMAPDVEVSLPSVEMDVQAPGSMLDGVQLEGDLSLAHEDVAGKDSKFQGPKLSTSGFEWSSKKVSMSSSEIEGNVTFHEKTSAFPVVESVVHEGDLHDPSRDGNLGLAVGEVGMDSKFKKLHFKVPKVSFSSTKTPKDSLVPGAKSSIGLSTIPLSSSESSSFELQQVSACSEPSMQMPKVGLAGFPSSRLDLTGPHFESSILSPCEDVTLTKYQVTVPRAVLAPELALEIPSGSQADISLPKTECSADLQPPEGVPTSQAESHSGPLNSMIPVSLGQVSFPKFYKPKFVFSVPQMAVPEGDLHAAVGAPVMSPLSPGEGVQCPLPSTQLPSLGTSVSQSPEELVASLQTSVVAPGEAPSEDADHEGKGSPLKMPKIKLPSFRWSPKKETGPKVDPECSVEDSKLSLVLDKDEAAPQSAIHMDLPPERDGEKGRSTKPGFAMPKLALPKMKASKSGVSLPQRDVDPSLSSATAGGSFQDTEKASSDGGRGGLGATASATGSEGVNLHRPQVRIPSLGFAKPDLRSSKAKVEVSQPEADLPLPKHDLSTEGDSRGCGLGDVPASQPCGEGIAPTPEDPLQPSCRKPDAEVLTVESPEEEAMTKDSQEIWFKMPKFRMPSLRRSFKDRGGAGKLEVAQTQALAATGGEAAAKVKEFLVSGSNVEAAMSLQLPEADAEVTASESKSSTDILRCDLDSTGLKLHLSTAGMTGDELSTSEVRIHPSKGPLPFQMPGMRLPETQVLPGEIDETPLSKPGHDLVSMEDKTEKWSSQPEGPLKLKASSTDMPSQISVVNVDQLWEDSVLTVKFPKLMVPRFSFPAPSSEDDVFIPTVREVQCPEANIDTALCKGSPGLWGASILKAGAGVPGEQPVDLNLPLEAPPISKVRVHIQGAQVESQEVTIHSIVTPEFVDLSVPRTFSTQIVRESEIPTSEIQTPSYGFSLLKVKIPEPHTQARVYTTMTQHSRTQEGTEEAPIQATPGVDSISGDLQPDTGEPFEMISSSVNVLGQQTLTFEVPSGHQLADSCSDEEPAEILEFPPDDSQEATTPLADEGRAPKDKPESKKSGLLWFWLPNIGFSSSVDETGVDSKNDVQRSAPIQTQPEARPEAELPKKQEKAGWFRFPKLGFSSSPTKKSKSTEDEAELEEQKLQEETITFFDARESFSPEEKEEGELIGPVGTGLDSRVMVTSAARTELILPEQDRKADDEGKGSGLGPNEG